The following are encoded in a window of Sphaerisporangium siamense genomic DNA:
- a CDS encoding CPBP family intramembrane glutamic endopeptidase — protein MRLLKQLVPVAVVAFAGNAVVGAVQGNALLTLLLGVATAVAAVLVYARVVRWSERRAPMEVAAEGAAGGIARGTLVGVALFAAVIVNIALVGGYRVDGSGSPAGAAGLLGVMAAVAVTEELLFRGILFRIVEERLGTWLALALTGVLFGLSHLFNEHASLWGAIAIAIEAGGMLAAAYAATRTLWVPIGVHFGWNFAAAGIFGAEVSGSGTPEGLLHGVTSGPALLTGGEFGPEGSLYAVVAGLLLTGVFMWMAHRRGTMVPLRRRATVTLAE, from the coding sequence ATGCGGTTGTTGAAACAGCTCGTGCCCGTCGCGGTGGTCGCCTTCGCCGGCAACGCGGTCGTGGGGGCGGTGCAGGGGAACGCGCTTCTGACGCTGCTGCTCGGCGTGGCGACGGCCGTGGCCGCCGTGCTCGTGTACGCGCGGGTGGTGCGGTGGTCCGAGCGTCGGGCGCCGATGGAGGTGGCGGCGGAGGGCGCCGCGGGCGGCATCGCACGAGGGACGCTGGTCGGGGTCGCGCTGTTCGCGGCCGTCATCGTCAACATCGCTCTCGTGGGGGGCTACCGGGTCGACGGTTCCGGTTCGCCGGCGGGTGCGGCCGGGCTGCTCGGCGTCATGGCCGCCGTCGCGGTGACGGAGGAGCTGCTGTTTCGCGGCATCCTGTTCAGGATCGTCGAGGAACGCTTGGGAACGTGGCTGGCGCTGGCGCTGACCGGGGTGCTGTTCGGCCTGTCGCACCTGTTCAACGAACATGCCAGCTTGTGGGGCGCGATCGCCATCGCGATCGAGGCAGGCGGCATGCTCGCCGCCGCCTACGCCGCCACGCGCACCCTGTGGGTGCCGATCGGCGTGCATTTCGGCTGGAACTTCGCGGCGGCCGGCATCTTCGGCGCCGAGGTCTCGGGCAGCGGGACGCCGGAGGGGTTGCTGCACGGCGTGACGTCGGGTCCCGCCCTGCTCACGGGCGGTGAGTTCGGGCCGGAGGGGAGCCTGTACGCGGTGGTGGCCGGCCTGCTGCTGACGGGCGTGTTCATGTGGATGGCCCATCGGCGCGGCACCATGGTCCCGCTCCGGCGCCGCGCGACCGTTACGCTCGCCGAATGA
- a CDS encoding ATP-dependent nuclease, with protein sequence MRLNSFTVSGFRSLSDVRDIPISAPTILAGHNDGGKSAVLAALGFLVGTYKLTEEDRTYDMPSGPGEAALPDPPRCESTEVQGEFTLDEGEQATFGLPETVLIRRRAGEDLDSHLECWMPVPRDERLRDLSQYRVADLKPLAKELGLSAPSTRRGDLEQVLLAYARENSDSHGWVAAPSALYKRMPRVLSFGGKSERPDDAVRSALLGRFQTHMDDDHLRGQVQSLETVVKDRLRTDAKLLCDHIKTRCPDLTDVFVEPEVSFTHGFQGAPLRIARTSGQPVSLDRSGLGSTRRISLAIWEWTSELLTEESRECETAAQGEDEEPTQGPLHTIVIYDEPDTHLDYGHQRKIMRLIQEQSAMPRVNVMVATHSMNLIDGVDISDVVHLKLQDGRTVVERLGADGHEAIDGHLRQIAAALGLRNSVLLHERCFLAVEGDTEQRAFPLLFRLSEGLSLQSAGIALWACFNNVGALHLARYLVAHNRSVMLAIDADSRNATGGLFKQARLESFFGKDVAKYVKFLAEDRGINEFEELFTDEQWAEVANQIWPKDGEWLPNEFASKRGAGKFSSAVLEMLGVQSDRGPKGKPDMMYDFALALKEPEDVPPALREMFAELRALAD encoded by the coding sequence GTGCGACTGAACAGCTTCACGGTTAGCGGATTTCGTTCGCTCAGTGATGTCCGAGATATTCCTATTAGTGCCCCTACCATCCTCGCCGGGCACAATGACGGCGGAAAGAGCGCCGTGCTGGCCGCGCTGGGCTTCCTCGTCGGGACGTACAAGCTGACCGAGGAAGACCGCACGTACGACATGCCCAGCGGACCGGGGGAGGCGGCGCTCCCTGATCCACCTCGATGCGAGTCGACGGAGGTCCAGGGAGAGTTCACTCTGGACGAGGGGGAGCAGGCGACCTTCGGACTGCCGGAGACCGTGCTCATCCGCAGGAGGGCGGGTGAAGACCTCGACTCGCATCTCGAGTGCTGGATGCCCGTTCCGCGCGACGAGCGGCTCCGAGACCTGTCGCAGTACAGGGTGGCCGACCTGAAGCCTTTGGCCAAGGAACTGGGCCTCAGCGCGCCGAGCACGAGGCGGGGCGACCTGGAGCAGGTTCTCCTCGCCTACGCGCGTGAGAACTCCGACTCGCACGGCTGGGTCGCGGCGCCCTCCGCCCTGTACAAGCGCATGCCCCGCGTCCTCTCGTTCGGCGGCAAGTCAGAAAGGCCGGACGACGCCGTCAGGTCCGCGCTGTTGGGGCGCTTCCAGACGCACATGGACGATGACCACCTGCGGGGGCAGGTGCAATCGCTGGAGACGGTCGTCAAGGACCGTCTCCGGACCGACGCGAAGTTGCTGTGTGACCACATCAAGACGCGTTGCCCGGACCTCACCGACGTCTTCGTCGAGCCAGAAGTGTCGTTCACTCACGGATTCCAGGGCGCTCCGCTGCGCATCGCGCGGACCTCCGGCCAGCCTGTCAGCCTGGACCGGTCCGGCCTGGGTAGCACGCGCCGGATCTCGCTGGCCATCTGGGAGTGGACCAGCGAACTGCTCACCGAAGAAAGCCGCGAGTGCGAGACGGCGGCCCAGGGGGAGGACGAAGAGCCGACGCAGGGACCGCTCCACACCATCGTGATCTATGACGAGCCGGACACCCATCTCGACTACGGACACCAGCGGAAGATCATGCGGCTGATCCAGGAACAGAGCGCGATGCCCCGCGTCAACGTGATGGTGGCGACGCACTCCATGAACCTGATCGACGGGGTCGACATCTCCGATGTCGTGCACCTGAAGCTGCAGGACGGACGTACGGTCGTCGAGCGACTCGGCGCCGATGGTCATGAGGCCATCGACGGACACCTCCGGCAGATCGCGGCCGCTCTGGGCCTGCGCAACTCTGTGCTCCTGCACGAGAGGTGCTTCCTGGCCGTGGAGGGCGACACCGAGCAGCGCGCGTTTCCGCTGCTCTTCCGCCTGTCCGAAGGGTTGTCCCTGCAGTCCGCCGGCATCGCGTTGTGGGCCTGCTTCAACAACGTGGGGGCGCTGCACCTCGCCCGGTATCTGGTCGCCCACAACAGGTCCGTCATGCTGGCCATTGATGCGGACAGCCGGAACGCGACAGGGGGCCTCTTCAAGCAGGCGCGCCTGGAAAGCTTCTTCGGCAAGGATGTGGCGAAATATGTGAAGTTCCTCGCCGAGGATCGAGGAATAAACGAGTTCGAGGAACTTTTCACCGATGAGCAGTGGGCCGAGGTGGCGAACCAGATCTGGCCCAAGGATGGCGAATGGCTTCCCAACGAGTTCGCTTCCAAGCGGGGAGCGGGTAAGTTCAGCTCAGCGGTTCTGGAGATGCTGGGTGTGCAGAGCGACCGTGGACCTAAGGGCAAGCCGGACATGATGTACGATTTCGCGTTGGCATTGAAGGAGCCCGAGGATGTTCCGCCGGCGCTGAGAGAGATGTTCGCCGAGCTCAGGGCACTAGCAGACTGA
- the pglW gene encoding BREX system serine/threonine kinase PglW, which translates to MEAGNKRWVEVTPSEYAHEQGGLAAIRELLPDTDPYRAWSNFTFTTRSGRQYEVDLLVIGRAGIYLLELKHWSGTISGDHQTWFHNRRPEDNPRLLTDLKAKHFKQLLVDVSGATRVPFVHAGVVLHQPGAQVQLTDRGRAGVYRIDGQGPAGLEELLADLVARPPRDSRDLVDRQRSVQLAKVIERAGVRRSVRHRTVGNLLLDDNPLAEGPGWQDYLARHTALDRVRRVRFYIRNARASDEEKMASLRAARREFGILENVSHPGIGQAIEFYEHERGPAVVFAHDPSEVRLDHFLAARPNGLTIENQLDLVRALADTLGYAHRRKLVHRRLSPRSVFVRPMAQERLGVRVRDWHTALRMPPATQGSYVPGTRTLEDLTDTGVRGFLAPETLHKQDADPVLADVFGLGALAYMIFTGLPPADSGEALQQILAQSGGLDISAAMDGAPQAMVNLVREATAGDTDLRLQSVGDFVREFTKLVAELSQPEEAAERVDPFDAKPGQRIGTDDEPTRFEVLQRLDQGSTALALLVRDERRLPGHDANRDTVRGESREVAPKRAEAVLKVALDEDAARRRLLDEAEVLPQARDTRIAQLLEGPLVVGGRTALLLEDAGRESLAAMIKREGRLSLDLLERWGKDLLEILVSLDLAGVNHRDIKPDNLAFRELGKSRQVHLTLFDFSLSRAPLEHTGVGTAPYLDPFFDRIHRPRFDAAAERYAAAVTLYEMATGQTPEYGEGNRSHPAVISSDVTIDPALFEPTVGEGLSRFFAKALARDPKSRHDTIESMHTEWRSIFAAVPPAAGDVPAPGAAEPVAGEELDERAAAATLETPIAAAGLTPRAVDALHRVDVRTVADLLARSPFDIARLSGVSEPTRREVRRRAKQWRARLRPGETATPPTEPIDVPLHSVDGVLTSLLPKTGRADSSASAVMRTYLGFAGDHGLLIWPTQAEIAQLHGVTAGRVGQIAPQTRKSWPRNRALTEVRTEIVDLVSQAGGVVAASDVAESLLTARGSLTDGRERLSRALGLVRAVVDVEGDRGAEARLLTRRCFGTVILALEVPDNPEAVPGTDLLDYAVRLGRAADKLAAEESLPSAAHCEARLREVRLAPGMAPLSPVRLAALAAAASERAAANGRGEVYPAGLDPVRALRQLASSLAVVRHGLDVDQLRARVRARYPQVGELPDRPRLDALLRVAEVPLVFSDGRYLPRDRASSGLATGHGQTSVTRLGGVGRDRNLAAFEQRLTRSIAEHAFVTLAVDWRFHARAAAALAERFGVTPVDVTADLLAAMRREAEEHQVDWSLVLRSDRPDAAPQDAANLRTLVAMAAASLESRLEAETRPLLIVEAAPLARYDRLAVLERLADQATARPAARWLLLPVEQDGVPSIDGRPAPGALGALRLSTTWITRPRDEAVS; encoded by the coding sequence GTGGAGGCCGGAAACAAGCGCTGGGTGGAGGTCACGCCGTCCGAGTATGCCCATGAGCAGGGCGGGCTGGCCGCGATCCGCGAGCTGCTGCCCGACACCGACCCCTACCGCGCCTGGTCGAACTTCACGTTCACCACGCGGAGCGGGCGTCAGTACGAGGTGGACCTGCTGGTCATCGGGCGTGCGGGCATCTATCTCCTGGAGCTCAAGCACTGGTCGGGGACGATCAGCGGTGATCACCAGACCTGGTTCCACAACCGGCGCCCGGAGGACAACCCGCGGCTTCTCACCGACCTCAAGGCCAAGCACTTCAAACAGCTTCTCGTCGACGTCTCGGGCGCGACCCGCGTTCCCTTCGTGCACGCGGGGGTCGTGCTCCACCAGCCGGGCGCGCAGGTCCAGCTCACCGACCGGGGCAGGGCCGGGGTCTACCGGATCGACGGGCAGGGCCCGGCGGGTCTGGAGGAACTGCTCGCCGACCTGGTCGCCCGCCCGCCGCGCGACAGCCGGGACCTGGTCGATCGCCAGCGATCCGTACAGCTCGCCAAGGTGATCGAACGGGCGGGCGTGCGGCGCAGCGTCAGGCATCGCACCGTGGGCAACCTGCTGCTGGACGACAACCCGCTCGCCGAGGGGCCCGGCTGGCAGGACTACCTGGCCAGGCACACCGCGCTCGACCGGGTGCGGCGCGTGCGGTTCTACATCCGCAACGCCCGTGCGTCCGACGAGGAGAAGATGGCGAGCCTGCGGGCCGCCCGCCGGGAGTTCGGCATCCTGGAGAACGTCAGCCACCCGGGCATCGGGCAGGCCATCGAGTTCTACGAGCACGAGCGCGGGCCGGCCGTGGTGTTCGCGCACGACCCGTCCGAGGTCCGGCTCGACCACTTCCTGGCCGCCAGGCCCAACGGCCTCACCATCGAGAACCAGCTCGACCTGGTCCGGGCGCTGGCCGACACACTGGGCTACGCGCACCGGCGCAAGCTGGTCCACCGGCGGCTCAGCCCCCGGTCGGTGTTCGTCCGCCCGATGGCGCAGGAAAGGCTGGGCGTCCGGGTCCGCGACTGGCACACCGCCCTGCGCATGCCCCCGGCCACGCAGGGGTCGTACGTGCCGGGCACCCGCACGCTGGAGGACCTCACCGATACCGGCGTGCGCGGCTTCCTCGCCCCGGAGACCCTGCACAAGCAGGACGCCGACCCGGTGCTGGCCGACGTGTTCGGCCTCGGCGCGCTCGCGTACATGATCTTCACCGGGTTGCCTCCCGCGGACAGCGGCGAGGCGTTGCAGCAGATCCTCGCCCAGTCGGGCGGCCTGGACATCAGCGCGGCCATGGACGGCGCGCCGCAGGCCATGGTGAACCTCGTCAGGGAGGCGACGGCCGGGGACACCGACCTTCGCCTGCAGTCGGTCGGCGACTTCGTCCGCGAGTTCACCAAGCTCGTCGCCGAGCTGTCCCAGCCCGAGGAGGCGGCCGAGCGGGTCGACCCGTTCGACGCCAAGCCCGGCCAGCGCATCGGCACCGACGACGAGCCCACGCGGTTCGAGGTGCTGCAACGGCTGGACCAGGGCTCGACGGCGCTCGCGCTGCTCGTCCGCGACGAGCGGCGTCTGCCAGGCCACGACGCCAACCGCGACACCGTCCGTGGCGAGTCCCGCGAGGTCGCGCCGAAGCGGGCTGAAGCGGTGCTGAAGGTCGCGCTGGACGAGGACGCCGCGCGGCGCCGGCTGCTCGACGAGGCCGAGGTGCTGCCGCAGGCCCGCGACACCCGGATCGCCCAGCTCCTCGAAGGCCCGCTCGTCGTCGGGGGCCGTACGGCGCTGCTGCTGGAGGACGCCGGGCGCGAGAGCCTCGCGGCGATGATCAAGCGAGAGGGACGGCTGTCCCTGGACCTGCTGGAGCGCTGGGGCAAGGACCTGCTGGAGATCCTGGTCTCCCTGGACCTGGCCGGGGTGAACCACCGGGACATCAAGCCGGACAACCTGGCGTTCCGCGAGCTGGGCAAGAGCCGTCAGGTCCACCTCACCTTGTTCGACTTCTCGCTTTCCCGCGCTCCCCTGGAGCACACGGGCGTGGGCACGGCGCCCTACCTCGACCCGTTCTTCGACCGGATCCACCGCCCGCGCTTCGACGCGGCGGCGGAGAGGTACGCGGCGGCGGTCACGCTGTACGAGATGGCCACGGGCCAGACCCCCGAGTACGGCGAGGGCAACCGCAGCCACCCGGCCGTGATCAGCAGCGATGTGACGATCGACCCTGCGCTGTTCGAGCCGACCGTCGGCGAGGGCCTGTCACGCTTCTTCGCGAAGGCGCTGGCCCGCGATCCGAAGAGTCGCCACGACACGATCGAGAGCATGCACACGGAGTGGCGGTCGATCTTCGCGGCCGTGCCTCCCGCGGCGGGTGACGTCCCCGCGCCCGGCGCCGCCGAGCCGGTGGCCGGTGAGGAACTGGACGAGCGGGCCGCCGCCGCCACCTTGGAGACCCCGATAGCCGCCGCCGGGCTGACTCCCCGCGCCGTGGACGCCTTGCACCGCGTGGATGTCCGCACTGTGGCGGACCTGCTCGCCCGTTCTCCGTTCGACATCGCCCGCCTGTCGGGAGTGTCGGAGCCGACGCGCCGCGAGGTCCGCCGCCGCGCCAAGCAGTGGCGTGCCCGCCTGCGGCCCGGGGAGACGGCCACCCCGCCGACCGAGCCGATCGACGTCCCCCTGCACAGCGTCGATGGCGTCCTCACCTCCCTCCTGCCGAAAACCGGCAGGGCGGACTCGTCCGCGTCGGCGGTGATGCGCACCTATCTCGGTTTCGCGGGCGACCATGGCCTGCTGATATGGCCGACCCAGGCGGAGATCGCGCAGCTCCACGGCGTCACCGCGGGTCGCGTCGGGCAGATCGCGCCGCAGACCCGCAAGAGCTGGCCGCGCAACCGGGCGCTGACCGAGGTGCGGACGGAGATCGTCGACCTGGTGTCCCAGGCGGGCGGGGTCGTCGCCGCGTCCGACGTGGCGGAGTCGCTGCTGACCGCGCGGGGGTCGCTCACGGACGGGCGTGAGCGGCTGAGCCGGGCGCTCGGTCTGGTCCGCGCCGTCGTGGACGTCGAGGGCGACCGCGGAGCCGAGGCCCGGCTGCTGACGCGGCGCTGCTTCGGCACGGTCATCCTCGCCCTGGAGGTCCCCGACAACCCGGAGGCCGTCCCCGGCACCGACCTGCTCGACTACGCGGTCCGCCTCGGACGGGCCGCCGACAAGCTCGCCGCCGAGGAGTCGCTGCCGTCCGCGGCGCACTGCGAGGCGCGACTCCGTGAGGTACGGCTCGCGCCGGGCATGGCCCCCCTGTCCCCCGTACGGCTGGCCGCGCTGGCCGCCGCCGCGTCGGAGCGAGCCGCCGCCAACGGACGCGGCGAGGTCTACCCGGCCGGCCTGGACCCAGTGCGGGCGCTGCGCCAGCTCGCCTCGTCGCTGGCCGTCGTCCGGCACGGGCTCGACGTCGACCAGCTCAGGGCTCGCGTCCGGGCCAGGTACCCGCAGGTGGGCGAGCTTCCCGACCGGCCCAGGCTCGACGCCCTGCTGCGCGTGGCCGAGGTGCCGCTGGTCTTCAGCGACGGCCGCTACCTGCCGCGCGACCGCGCGTCGAGCGGCCTCGCCACCGGCCACGGCCAGACCTCGGTCACACGACTCGGAGGAGTCGGCAGGGACCGGAATCTGGCCGCCTTCGAGCAACGCCTGACCCGGTCGATCGCCGAACACGCCTTCGTCACCCTCGCCGTCGACTGGCGCTTCCACGCGCGGGCCGCGGCGGCTCTGGCCGAGCGATTCGGGGTCACGCCGGTCGACGTCACGGCCGACCTGCTGGCCGCCATGCGGCGGGAGGCGGAGGAGCACCAGGTGGACTGGTCGCTCGTACTGCGCAGCGACCGCCCGGACGCCGCGCCCCAGGACGCCGCCAACCTGCGGACTCTCGTCGCGATGGCGGCGGCGTCCCTGGAGTCGCGGCTGGAGGCCGAGACCCGTCCGTTGCTGATCGTCGAGGCCGCCCCGCTGGCCCGTTACGACCGGCTCGCGGTGCTGGAGCGCCTCGCCGACCAGGCGACGGCCCGCCCCGCAGCCCGCTGGCTGCTCCTCCCGGTCGAACAGGACGGCGTTCCGTCCATCGACGGCCGGCCTGCGCCCGGCGCGCTCGGAGCATTACGGCTCTCGACCACCTGGATCACCCGGCCTCGCGACGAGGCCGTCTCCTGA
- a CDS encoding helix-turn-helix domain-containing protein, whose product MAHYFGALIRDLRDSYELRVGEPLTVAQLSIRTGYSPSMLGAIERGESLPESGLRVQSIDDALHADGQLKTLWPVVQRLGHCPIDDLASTTNRATESYRENGSSTLLHGDDMERRHLFQLATLGLLAQAPIFGAGEPIRQLLEQSLQTSEGHTIDDWEAVCAHHLYAVNNQPPAKVRDDLLVDLLAVQRSLANATPAQAGELHRITAWLSCLQGNLLTRLGEYGAARRWWTTARHAADASPDRDMQVWVRGSEAVFGLYTPRATESILLLSRKAQQLAGERVTPGLIGAVCAEAQALAVSGHREKALERLNRLHELAGRSVNRQEFGWNPGSMWFTTSWVHSFSGTSEAAREARDRAASSMGYQDQANVRLHEAIHLSNEGGHNEGLQLAAQVIATLEPTYLTHMILHTARMVLDTVPIEKRADLPALGDYRSALDAPVPN is encoded by the coding sequence ATGGCGCACTATTTCGGGGCGCTCATCCGCGACCTACGCGATTCGTACGAACTGCGCGTCGGCGAGCCGCTGACCGTCGCCCAACTGTCCATCAGAACGGGCTACTCGCCCTCGATGCTGGGCGCGATCGAACGCGGCGAAAGCCTCCCGGAGTCCGGCCTGCGCGTGCAATCCATCGACGACGCCCTACACGCGGACGGCCAGCTGAAAACCCTGTGGCCCGTGGTGCAACGCCTCGGACATTGCCCCATCGACGACCTGGCGTCCACGACAAACCGGGCTACCGAGAGTTACCGTGAAAACGGCAGCAGCACACTCCTTCACGGAGACGATATGGAACGCCGACACCTATTTCAGCTGGCCACACTTGGACTATTGGCCCAGGCTCCGATCTTCGGCGCCGGTGAGCCGATTCGCCAGCTCCTCGAACAGTCCCTCCAAACGTCCGAAGGCCACACCATCGATGACTGGGAGGCCGTCTGTGCCCATCACCTCTACGCCGTCAACAACCAGCCGCCCGCGAAAGTGCGTGACGATCTCCTGGTAGACCTACTCGCCGTCCAGCGGTCGCTCGCCAACGCGACCCCCGCACAGGCCGGCGAACTCCACCGAATCACGGCCTGGCTTTCGTGTCTTCAGGGCAACCTCCTGACCCGGCTGGGTGAGTACGGAGCGGCCAGGCGCTGGTGGACGACCGCCCGTCACGCCGCCGACGCCTCGCCCGATCGAGACATGCAGGTGTGGGTTCGTGGCAGCGAAGCCGTCTTCGGGCTCTACACCCCACGCGCCACGGAGTCGATACTCCTTCTTTCCCGCAAAGCTCAGCAGCTCGCCGGCGAGCGTGTCACCCCCGGGCTCATCGGAGCAGTCTGCGCGGAAGCACAAGCACTCGCTGTCAGCGGTCATCGAGAAAAGGCCCTCGAACGCCTGAATCGTCTCCATGAACTGGCCGGACGATCCGTCAACCGGCAAGAGTTCGGCTGGAACCCCGGCTCCATGTGGTTCACCACATCTTGGGTCCACTCCTTCAGCGGCACCAGCGAAGCAGCTCGTGAGGCACGTGACAGGGCTGCCTCCTCAATGGGATACCAAGACCAGGCGAACGTGCGCCTGCACGAGGCCATCCATCTCAGCAACGAAGGCGGCCACAACGAGGGCCTCCAGCTTGCCGCGCAGGTCATCGCTACGCTTGAACCTACCTACCTCACTCACATGATCCTTCACACGGCCCGCATGGTCCTCGACACGGTCCCAATCGAGAAGCGCGCCGACCTGCCCGCCCTCGGCGACTATCGAAGCGCTCTGGACGCTCCGGTTCCCAACTGA